The Malassezia restricta chromosome I, complete sequence genome contains the following window.
ACCTTTTCTCGAATGCTATGCGTTTCGGGACGTGGCGTCAGCTGTGGCTCAACCTCGCCATCGCCGAGAAGGAGCTGGGTCTGCCAATCCCTGACGAGGCCATTGAACAGATGCGCGCGCACCTCACCTTGGATGAAGAGCAGATGAAACTTGCTGCAGAGGAAGAGAagcgccgacgacatgaTGTGATGGCGCATGTACATGTGTTTGGTGTCAtggcgcctgctgctgcgccattTATTCACCTCGGTGCGACGTCGTGTTACGTGACGGACAATGCCGATCTCATTTTCCTGCGCAAGGGCCTGAACCTCCTGCTGCCGAAGCTTGCCGTTGTCATTCAGCGTCTAGCATCATTCGCAGAGAAGCATCGCGATCTACCCACGCTTGGATtcacgcacatgcagcCGGCGCAACTTACCACCGTGGGTAAACGTGCGACGCTGTGGATCCAGGACCTGCTGTGGGATCTGCGTAACCTTAGCCGTGCACGCGACGACCTTGGCTTCCGTGGCGTCAAGGGCACCACAGGTACGCAAGCCAGCTTCCTGCAGCTTTTTGATGGTGACCACGACAAGGTCGAGGCTCTGGACGAGCGCGTAACAGAGCTCTTCGAATTCCCGTATGCCATGCCTGTGACGGGCCAGACCTACTCTCGCAAGATCGATATCGACGTGCTTTCGCCGTTGGCGTCCTtcgctgcgtctgcgcTCAAGATCGCCACGGACATCCGTCTCTTGTGCCACCTGAAAGAGGTGGAAGAGCCGTTTGAAAAGGACCAGATTGGCTCGAGTGCTATGGCGTA
Protein-coding sequences here:
- a CDS encoding adenylosuccinate lyase, translated to MDNWQSPLSSRYASKEMSHLFSNAMRFGTWRQLWLNLAIAEKELGLPIPDEAIEQMRAHLTLDEEQMKLAAEEEKRRRHDVMAHVHVFGVMAPAAAPFIHLGATSCYVTDNADLIFLRKGLNLLLPKLAVVIQRLASFAEKHRDLPTLGFTHMQPAQLTTVGKRATLWIQDLLWDLRNLSRARDDLGFRGVKGTTGTQASFLQLFDGDHDKVEALDERVTELFEFPYAMPVTGQTYSRKIDIDVLSPLASFAASALKIATDIRLLCHLKEVEEPFEKDQIGSSAMAYKRNPMRSERVCGLARWLGNILNSARETAGGQWMERTLDDSANRRLTIPEAFLTADVILTLLQNISEGLVVYPAIIARHIAAELPFMATENIIMAMVRSGGDRQECHEKIRVLSHQAARVVKEEGGENDLIERVRNDAYFAPIADRLDVLLDPSSFTGRAPQQVDKFLAQWVKPALEPYAASLAHTGRAELSV